A DNA window from Streptomyces sp. 71268 contains the following coding sequences:
- a CDS encoding ROK family protein: protein MSDELVAALDIGGTKIAGALVRGTGALTVRARRATPARASGPTVMAEVRAVLDELAASPQWSRVVAVGIGSAGPVDASVGTVSPVNIPGWREYPLVDQVRQAVGGLPVTLVGDGVAMAAAEHWQGAARGRANALCMVVSTGVGGGLILDGRPHLGPTGNAGHIGHISVDLDGDPCPCGSQGCVERIASGPNIASRAAAGGWRAGPEGAGAAAVAAAARAGDAVARASYERAAQALAAGIAATATLVEVELAVIGGGVAGAGEVLFAPLRRALRDYARLSFVRELSVVPAQMGTDAGLVGAAAAAARASDVAGFGTAAGARSGQRVGP, encoded by the coding sequence AAAATCGCGGGCGCGCTCGTACGGGGGACCGGCGCGCTGACCGTACGGGCACGACGGGCCACGCCGGCACGCGCATCCGGGCCCACCGTCATGGCCGAGGTGCGCGCCGTGCTCGACGAGTTGGCCGCGAGCCCCCAGTGGTCGCGGGTGGTCGCCGTCGGCATCGGCAGCGCGGGCCCCGTGGACGCCTCGGTGGGCACCGTCAGCCCGGTCAACATCCCCGGCTGGCGCGAGTACCCGCTGGTTGACCAGGTGCGCCAGGCCGTGGGCGGGCTGCCGGTCACGCTGGTGGGCGACGGCGTCGCGATGGCGGCGGCCGAGCACTGGCAGGGCGCGGCGCGCGGCCGCGCCAACGCGCTGTGCATGGTCGTGTCCACCGGCGTCGGCGGCGGCCTGATCCTCGACGGTCGACCCCACCTCGGCCCCACCGGCAACGCCGGGCACATCGGGCACATCAGCGTCGATCTCGACGGCGACCCGTGCCCCTGTGGCAGCCAGGGCTGCGTCGAGCGCATCGCCAGCGGTCCCAACATCGCCTCGAGGGCCGCCGCGGGCGGCTGGCGGGCGGGGCCCGAGGGGGCGGGAGCCGCCGCCGTGGCCGCCGCCGCCCGGGCCGGCGACGCCGTCGCCCGCGCCTCGTACGAGCGCGCCGCACAGGCGCTTGCGGCCGGCATCGCGGCCACCGCCACCCTGGTGGAGGTCGAACTCGCGGTCATCGGCGGCGGCGTCGCGGGCGCCGGCGAGGTGCTGTTCGCCCCGCTACGCCGCGCCCTGCGCGACTACGCGCGGCTGTCCTTCGTCCGGGAACTGTCCGTCGTGCCAGCTCAGATGGGCACCGACGCCGGCCTGGTCGGCGCGGCCGCGGCCGCCGCGCGGGCCAGTGACGTCGCCGGCTTCGGCACCGCGGCCGGGGCGCGCTCCGGGCAGCGCGTGGGGCCGTAA